The Arctopsyche grandis isolate Sample6627 chromosome 7, ASM5162203v2, whole genome shotgun sequence genome includes a window with the following:
- the LOC143914347 gene encoding uncharacterized protein LOC143914347 produces MQPRSSVSNFRPVHWFSKDEWKKAYLSMFGPQSNEESKKIALQILFVWKARNPYLPSAIESTLGLFEVDLQSPKDDSLSDVPDRLLRLMYSSVLMRFINHTLDDAQSKKLTLLQAAAQMNIPDWIISLRHEAAHGHELPSLDILKNATHFALNWLHDRYWFPEFQNISNYVTKSPINSFKDDFSNLLNLHNSFVVFQYPVHNKFRISDIQDNEIKIGIQEDMKKILKRPIKYKTRLSFAQNMVIDIMNKFLDRSGSVADRDLKVCQLLIDNDSLFVAGDAVVKSGENMFKELSFGCIKLWEPILTLFHRKNIIATLFNMLIEIVNNNEDPPKLKRAAAQWLKEISFALNKCRLIKKFNITSGVKENTDDTNQNLLRQLVNRDPKQKLGLTLDLLHGVPSELTNANFIHMVVVNVNPYLETYVKEFIELTDPKLNGAKHKLLHLVDIISMKNLQSSSRDRIYTLEDVTGVQTNGHSNMDVSPETNDIEMVIDNKLHGGTTHPNKPSIWQKSTGKHNWSSCPIGLLPWQNAETFSLFNAR; encoded by the exons ATGCAACCAAGGAGTTCGGTTTCAAATTTTCGTCCAGTCCATTGGTTCTCAAAAGATGAATGGAAAAAGGCGTACCTATCGATGTTCGGCCCTCAGAGCAACGAAGAGAGCAAGAAAATAGCTCTGCAAATACTCTTCGTATGGAAGGCTCGTAACCCCTACTTACCATCGGCCATTGAGTCTACCTTAGGACTCTTTGAAGTAGACTTACAGAGTCCAAAAGACGACTCTCTTTCCGACGTACCCGATAGACTGCTGCGTCTGATGTATTCTTCCGTACTCATGAGGTTCATCAATCACACTCTGGACGACGCTCAATCCAAAAAGCTCACTCTGTTGCAAGCCGCGGCCCAAATGAACATCCCCGATTGGATCATCAGTTTGAGACACGAAGCAGCCCACGGCCACGAATTACCATCGCTCGATATCCTCAAGAACGCCACGCACTTTGCTTTAAATTGGCTCCACGACCGGTATTGGTTCCCGGAGTttcaaaacatatccaactaTGTAACCAAATCGCCGATAAATTCTTTCAAAGACGACTTTTCAAATTTGTTAAATCTCCATAACTCTTTCGTAGTTTTTCAGTATCCCGTTCATAATAAGTTTAGAATTTCTGATATACAAGATAATGAAATCAAAATCGGTATACAGgaagatatgaaaaaaatcctaAAACGTCCTATTAAATATAAGACTCGCTTGAGTTTCGCCCAAAATATGGTGATCGATATAATGAATAAGTTTTTGGATAGAAGTGGAAGCGTAGCTGATCGGGACTTGAAAGTCTGTCAACTATTGATCGATAATGATTCCTTGTTTGTGGCTGGCGATGCTGTAGTCAAATCTGGAGAGAATATGTTCAAAGAATTGAGCTTTGGATGTATCAAATTGTGGGAACCAATCTTGACTTTATTCCACAGGAAAAATATAATAGCAACTCTTTTTAACATGCTAATAGAGATAGTCAATAATAATGAAGATCCTCCCAAATTGAAAAGAGCGGCAGCTCAATGGTTAAAAGAAATCTCCTTCGCATTAAACAAAtgtagattaataaaaaaatt TAATATCACGTCAGGTGTGAAAGAAAACACTGATGATACAAATCAGAATCTTTTACGTCAATTAGTAAATCGCGATCCGAAACAAAAGTTAGGACTCACGTTAGATCTTCTCCACGGAGTGCCTTCAGAACTAACAAACGCTAATTTCATTCATATGGTCGTCGTGAATGTTAATCCGTACTTGGAAACGTACGTAAAAGAATTCATCGAGTTGACCGATCCCAAATTGAACGGAGCGAAGCACAAACTATTGCATTTAGTTGATATTATTTCGATGAAGAATCTGCAGAGTTCGTCGCGTGATCGAATCTATACGCTGGAAGACGTGACCGGAGTTCAAACTAACGGCCACTCGAATATGGATGTCTCTCCAGAGACTAATGATATAGAAATGGTCATTGATAATAAATTACACGGTGGTACGACGCATCCAAACAAGCCATCCATATGGCAAAAAAGTACCGGAAAGCACAATTGGAGCTCATGTCCGATAGGTTTACTACCTTGGCAAAATGCAGAAACGTTCAGTCTATTTAATGCTCGCTAG